In Streptomyces erythrochromogenes, the DNA window GCCGTATCCGTGTCCTGCTGGTGGACGACCACCAGGTGGTCCGGCGGGGCCTGCGCACCTTCCTGGAGGTCCAGGAGGACATCGAGGTGGTCGGGGAGGCCTCCGACGGCGACGAGGGCATCGCCCGCGCCGAGGAGCTGCGGCCCGACGTGATCCTCATGGACGTGAAGATGCCGGGCACCGACGGCATCGAGGCCCTGCGCAGGCTGCGCGAGCTGGCGAACCCCGCGCGGGTGCTGGTCGTCACCAGCTTCACGGAACAGCGGACCGTGGTGCCCGCCCTGCGCGCCGGCGCGGCGGGATACGTCTACAAGGACATCGACCCCGACGCCCTGGCCGGAGCCATCCGCTCCGTCCACGCCGGCCACGTCCTGCTCCAGCCGGAGGTGGCGCAGGCCCTGCTCTCCCAGGACGGCCAGGGCTCCACGGCGGGCCGGCCCGGCTCGCTGACCGACCGCGAGCGCGAGGTCCTCGGCCTCATCGCGGACGGCCGCTCCAACCGCGAGATCGCCCGCGCCCTGGTGCTGTCCGAGAAGACGGTCAAGACCCACGTCTCGAACATCCTGATGAAGTTGGACCTTTCCGACCGGACCCAGGCCGCATTGTGGGCGGTCAGGCACGGAATCGCCGAGTAGCGAGCCCGAATCGGACCGTCTCCTTCCGGGCTGAGATTCATACGGTCGGGTGTATGTAGCCCACATGGCGTATCCCCGGGAACGGGGCGGCCGTTCTCCATGGCGTGCCGCGGCGGCTGGTCGCGGCAGACGTACTGGAGGACGAGAACGTGAAGAACTTCAAGAAGGCCGCAGCCGTCACCATGATCGCGGGCGGCCTCCTCGCCGCCGGCGCGGGTGTCTCCTCGGCGCACGGCGGTGCGTCGGCGGAGGGCGAGGCCCTGAACTCGCCCGGCGTGGCCTCCGGGAACCTGATCCAGGCCCCGGTGCACGTCCCCGTGAACGTCGTGGGCAACACGGTCAACGTG includes these proteins:
- a CDS encoding response regulator encodes the protein MADSTGRSGSRIRVLLVDDHQVVRRGLRTFLEVQEDIEVVGEASDGDEGIARAEELRPDVILMDVKMPGTDGIEALRRLRELANPARVLVVTSFTEQRTVVPALRAGAAGYVYKDIDPDALAGAIRSVHAGHVLLQPEVAQALLSQDGQGSTAGRPGSLTDREREVLGLIADGRSNREIARALVLSEKTVKTHVSNILMKLDLSDRTQAALWAVRHGIAE
- a CDS encoding chaplin — its product is MKNFKKAAAVTMIAGGLLAAGAGVSSAHGGASAEGEALNSPGVASGNLIQAPVHVPVNVVGNTVNVIGLLNGAFGNSGVNA